In Bacillota bacterium, a single window of DNA contains:
- a CDS encoding RtcB family protein — protein MIEIKGRYNTAKVFTNNLEDEARAQIQELCDQEFTQGSKIRIMPDVHSGAGCVIGTTMTITDKVVPNLVGVDIGCGMYTVKLGRIDLDLEKLDRTINRSIPAGFKIRKTRHRYSTDIKLEDLKCRRHVDIERGYLSIGTLGGGNHFIEVNQDSEGSLYLVIHSGSRNIGLQVAEYYQKLAHQKLKGKANIPRDLAYLEGQDFQDYLHDMGLMQRYAELNRQAMADVILAAMDLKVIDAFTTIHNYIDLKRMILRKGSISAQKGERVLIPINMRDGSILAVGKGNPDWNYSAPHGAGRLLSRTQARKQLSLSEFRDEMAGVYSTSIGKSTLDEAPMAYKPIDEILANIHDAADVIDILKPIYNFKAH, from the coding sequence ATGATCGAAATTAAAGGCAGATATAACACCGCCAAAGTGTTTACCAATAATCTTGAGGACGAAGCAAGAGCCCAAATTCAAGAGCTCTGCGACCAAGAGTTTACCCAAGGCTCGAAAATCCGGATCATGCCCGATGTCCACTCCGGAGCAGGCTGTGTGATCGGCACAACCATGACGATCACTGATAAAGTAGTACCTAACTTAGTCGGAGTCGATATCGGCTGCGGGATGTACACCGTCAAATTAGGCCGAATCGATCTGGATCTAGAAAAACTGGACCGCACCATTAACCGCAGTATTCCCGCGGGGTTTAAGATTAGAAAAACCAGGCACCGCTACAGCACCGATATTAAGCTTGAAGACTTAAAATGCCGTCGGCATGTTGATATCGAGCGGGGCTATCTGTCCATCGGGACACTGGGCGGCGGCAACCACTTCATTGAAGTTAACCAGGATTCAGAAGGCAGCCTTTACCTAGTGATTCACTCCGGCAGCCGCAATATCGGTCTGCAGGTTGCAGAATATTACCAGAAACTTGCCCATCAGAAGCTGAAGGGAAAAGCAAACATTCCCAGGGATCTGGCCTATCTTGAAGGCCAAGATTTTCAAGATTACCTCCACGACATGGGACTGATGCAGCGGTACGCTGAGCTTAACCGCCAAGCCATGGCTGATGTCATCTTAGCAGCCATGGACTTAAAGGTAATCGATGCCTTTACCACCATTCACAACTATATTGATCTCAAGCGCATGATTCTCCGCAAAGGATCAATCTCCGCTCAAAAAGGCGAGCGGGTGCTGATTCCCATCAATATGCGGGATGGCAGCATTCTGGCTGTCGGCAAAGGCAATCCAGACTGGAACTACTCCGCTCCCCACGGCGCGGGCAGACTGCTGTCTCGCACTCAGGCGCGAAAACAGCTCAGTCTATCCGAATTTAGAGATGAAATGGCTGGGGTTTATTCCACCTCCATCGGCAAATCCACCTTGGATGAAGCTCCCATGGCTTACAAGCCCATCGATGAAATCTTGGCAAACATCCATGATGCTGCAGACGTAATCGATATCCTCAAACCTATCTACAACTTTAAAGCACATTAA
- a CDS encoding inositol monophosphatase, whose protein sequence is MNEVKPVLLENAKDLAYAAGKILREQLYSDFTIEYKGEIDLVTDADKAAEALLTKAITTAYPQHALLTEEGGKLGNPDSQYLWVIDPLDGTTNFAHRLPYFSVSIALLENGRPIIGVVYNPIADEMFAAEQGYGAWLNDEPIKVSQTPTLKQSLLCTGFPYDMSVPNNNLDKYANLVKETQGVLRLGSAALDLCYVACGRLDGFWEMHLKPWDMAAGALIAQEAGATVTGISKEELDLTAGEIAATNGLIHQALMEQIKS, encoded by the coding sequence ATAAATGAGGTGAAGCCAGTGCTTTTGGAAAATGCTAAGGATTTAGCCTACGCAGCCGGAAAGATCCTGCGCGAACAGCTCTACAGCGATTTTACGATCGAGTATAAAGGTGAAATCGACCTGGTAACCGACGCTGATAAAGCTGCTGAAGCGCTCTTGACTAAAGCCATTACAACTGCTTACCCCCAGCACGCTCTTTTAACCGAAGAAGGAGGTAAGCTGGGGAACCCTGACAGCCAGTACTTATGGGTAATTGACCCATTAGACGGCACCACCAACTTTGCTCACCGCTTGCCCTACTTTTCGGTTTCAATTGCCCTGTTAGAGAACGGCCGACCGATTATCGGAGTGGTCTACAACCCCATTGCTGACGAAATGTTTGCCGCTGAGCAGGGTTATGGAGCTTGGCTCAACGATGAGCCGATTAAAGTATCCCAGACACCGACGCTCAAACAGAGCCTGCTCTGCACCGGATTTCCCTATGATATGTCTGTGCCCAACAACAACCTCGATAAATACGCTAATCTAGTTAAAGAGACGCAGGGAGTGCTCCGCTTAGGCTCAGCTGCTTTAGATCTGTGCTATGTGGCCTGCGGGCGGCTCGATGGTTTTTGGGAAATGCACCTTAAGCCCTGGGATATGGCTGCCGGCGCCTTAATCGCCCAGGAGGCGGGTGCCACAGTAACGGGCATCTCCAAAGAGGAGTTAGACCTGACAGCCGGCGAAATTGCCGCCACTAATGGCCTTATTCACCAAGCTCTCATGGAGCAGATAAAATCATAA
- a CDS encoding DUF3784 domain-containing protein yields MEWLIWLIMSVSFVFIGLSVHVFKWYFLIAGYNTMSKEEKANVDIESVARIMGYWGYFNGVLFLIVTLLSALGVEFAPMVGLIIFGGSTVFLLIFLQRYDHNPKGKGGLMSKRRKGQQFGSIGFTIIILVAVGLLMVYFVQPLKVTIDDVGVRIHGIYGKTYEWDQIANAELLDELPGISRRTNGSSIGPYLRGHFRTVDSEALRLFVNRRQPPFIRIDSEEGTVIFNLKTPEETRAAAEEIFRRL; encoded by the coding sequence TTGGAATGGTTAATTTGGCTGATTATGAGTGTGTCGTTTGTTTTTATAGGCTTATCGGTGCATGTGTTTAAGTGGTACTTTTTGATCGCCGGCTATAATACCATGTCTAAGGAAGAAAAGGCTAATGTGGACATTGAGTCGGTGGCCAGGATCATGGGCTACTGGGGCTATTTTAACGGAGTCCTGTTTTTAATAGTGACGCTTCTGTCTGCTTTAGGAGTAGAATTTGCACCAATGGTCGGGCTGATTATTTTTGGAGGATCCACAGTGTTCCTGCTGATCTTTCTCCAAAGATATGATCATAATCCGAAAGGAAAGGGTGGGCTGATGAGTAAACGCAGAAAAGGACAGCAGTTTGGTTCAATTGGCTTTACGATTATCATCCTGGTTGCAGTGGGGCTGCTGATGGTTTATTTCGTGCAGCCGCTTAAGGTAACCATCGATGATGTAGGTGTTCGCATTCACGGTATTTATGGTAAGACTTATGAGTGGGATCAGATTGCTAACGCAGAGCTTTTAGATGAGCTGCCGGGAATCTCCCGCCGAACCAATGGTTCTTCAATCGGTCCTTATCTGCGGGGGCACTTCCGCACCGTTGATTCCGAAGCCCTGCGGCTTTTTGTTAACCGGAGGCAGCCGCCTTTTATTCGCATTGACAGTGAAGAGGGTACCGTAATATTTAACTTAAAGACTCCGGAAGAAACTAGAGCGGCAGCGGAGGAAATTTTTAGGAGATTATAA
- the xth gene encoding exodeoxyribonuclease III, whose amino-acid sequence MKMISWNVNGLRACLKKGFMDFFNEIDSDFFCLQETKLQSGQVDLDLPGYEQFWNYAITKKGYSGTAIFTKHKPISVSYGINQEEHDQEGRVITLKYNDFYLVTVYTPNSQRGLARLEYRMEWEDDFRNYLLELKQDRPVIVCGDLNVAHKEIDLKNPATNRKNAGFTDEERDKISTLLDSGFIDTFRHFYPDKTDAYTWWSYFANARERNIGWRIDYFLVSEELEDKLIDAVIHDQVMGSDHCPVELEIDLSV is encoded by the coding sequence ATGAAAATGATTTCTTGGAATGTCAATGGACTGAGAGCCTGCCTCAAGAAAGGCTTTATGGATTTTTTTAATGAAATAGACAGCGACTTTTTCTGCCTGCAGGAAACAAAACTCCAGTCGGGGCAAGTTGACCTGGATCTCCCCGGCTACGAGCAGTTTTGGAACTACGCAATTACTAAAAAAGGTTATTCCGGCACCGCGATTTTCACCAAACATAAACCTATATCCGTTTCCTACGGCATCAATCAGGAGGAACACGATCAGGAAGGCCGCGTCATTACTCTTAAATACAATGATTTTTACCTTGTAACGGTTTATACACCGAATTCCCAGCGGGGCCTGGCCAGGCTGGAATACCGCATGGAGTGGGAAGACGACTTTAGGAATTATCTGCTCGAATTAAAGCAGGACAGACCGGTTATTGTCTGCGGCGACTTAAATGTAGCCCATAAGGAGATCGATTTAAAGAATCCGGCCACCAACCGCAAGAATGCCGGATTTACCGATGAAGAGCGGGATAAGATCTCAACCCTCTTAGACTCAGGCTTTATCGACACCTTCCGGCACTTCTATCCGGACAAAACCGATGCCTACACTTGGTGGTCGTATTTTGCCAATGCTCGAGAACGGAATATCGGGTGGAGGATTGACTACTTCTTGGTGTCCGAAGAGCTGGAAGACAAATTAATCGACGCGGTTATCCACGACCAAGTCATGGGCAGCGACCACTGCCCGGTGGAACTGGAGATTGATCTATCTGTTTAA